The DNA window ggaagaatcagaggattgccatattcttttgaaagaatctattacatagagattggacccattcatatatttaatacaatcatatatttgtacacttgtgcttgtttaatttcaggtgCACAAAATTGTGTCTACAAATTTCTGGCGACTCTACTGGGGAAATCTTTACCTTTCATCTCTTCCCTTCAAGAAAGAATTTTCAACAAACTCTCAATGGCAACTAGGAGGAACATGATCACCATTGTCGCTTCGAAAAGCAACAAGGCCACTGATTCAAGTCCTCAAAATACTATTGAAGATTCTTCAACCCCGttgttgaaaacaaaatccattaTCGAGTTGTATGCACAAACTAAGCTCATTCTCAAGTTGACATCAACTTCGAATGTAAGAGGGGCACAAGATCTCGCCTCAAAGATGAAGCCACAAGCAACTCCACTACAAAAGTCAAGTGGGGCCCGCGAAATTGTCTTCGGCACTCAAGGCGATTTTGACAATTCACCTATGGAAACTTCTCCGTGTCAATCACCAAGTAAGGCTTCGGATTCTAGCACCATGTCAGTGATGATGACCGAGACAACATATTTAGAGGATCAAGTGGCTAACTTGACAAAACTCGTCGAGGGGCTTTCGACTTCACTCAAGGCAAAAGACCACGAGATAGCAAAGTTGTTGAACAAACTTGAGAGCTTGAACGAAGGAGGCCAAACCTCGACTACCAAGGCTTTTCAAGTAGATCAACTAGATGTCAATGAAGAGTCTGCAATTGGAGCTGTGAAGAATATACGTGGTATTACTGATGGCATTTTCACCACAAATCAACTGAAAGAACTCATCCAGGAAGCCATCACAGACCAGGTGGAAAGCTCAATCCAACCCTCATATTCGTATGTGAAGCCGTACACTCAAAGAATTAACCTGTTAAAGATGCCTCTAAGTTACCAACCACCAAAGTTTCAACAGTTCGATGGCAAGGGAAATCCTCGGCAACATATAACTCACTTTGTGGAGACTTGCAACAATGTCGGGACTAATGGTGATCTCATGGTAAAACAGTTTGTTTGTTCCTTGAAAGGTAATGCCTTCGACTGGTACACTAACTTGGAGTCTTGCTCGATTAATACTTGGGAGCAGTTGGAGCATGAGTTTCTTAACCGCTTTTACAGCACTCGTCGTGTGGTTAGCATGATTGAACTCACTAATACACGTTAGTGGAAGGAAGAGCCTGTCATCGACTACATTCATCGGTGGAGAAACCTTAGCCTCAACTGTAGAGATTGACTCACCGAAACTTATACGCTAGACATGTGTATTTAAGGGATGCATTGGGGACTACGATATATCCTACAAGGCATCAAACCAAAGGCTTTTGAAGAATTGGCTACTCATGCACACGATATGGAACTTAGCATTGTGGCAGCTGAAAGTTCATTATTACCTATACTAGAGCCTAAAAGAAATAAGCTTGAAGGTTGTAGATTCGAAAAGATCACTCTCAAGATCGAGGGAAAGCAATCTTTAGTAGTTAACTCGGCTGCTATAAGGGTACCGACTGGAGTTAAGAGGAATGATCATGCAACGCCGACTACTTTTCAAAagggtgaaagaaagaaaccatcaTTGAAAGAGCGACAAGAAAAAGCGTATCCATTCCCTGACTCAGACATATCTAGGATGTTGGATGATCTGCTTAAGGCAAATATCATTAAGTTGCCGGAGGTGAAACGCCCTAAAGAAGCGAACTAAGTAGATAATCCAAATTATTGCAAATATCATCGCTTAATCAGTCATCCCGTAGAGAAGTGTTTTGTGTTGAAAGACAAGATCATGAGGCTACCCGACAATGGagatatcattttttatgatgaaatagCAGCCTCTAATATCACAACCACGGTCAATTTAGGACCATGTCAATCACTCTCTACAATAAGTTTTGACTCCTTTGAACCTATAAGACTTGATGCCATTTTCCCGATAAGCTTCACTGCATCCTAAAGTCAAGCTCCATGTATAACCCTCGCACCTCAAGTTGACAACTTGAAGCCTGAATCGTCTGAAAATTGAAGGATGACTCTAGTCACGCGtagaagaggaaggaggaaGCACATGCAAATGACAAAGCCAACTAGAATGAGGATCTCAATAGTGAGGAAGCTAATTGATGAGCCGATAAGCCGAAAGACTCAACAAAAATCCATACCAATTAGAAATGAGGGTTTTTCAACTCAAAGTCTAAGAAAGCATGTTACACTGAATGAGTACATGCCAACAGagatgaaaagaattgaaaatgtaCTTGTTGCTTGCTATCATGTTGATGAAGAGAAAAATCATATTGAATATGTCATGAAGAAAAGTCATGATGACTCTTCAAACTTATCTCACGATGTATGCACAACAGAGATATCCTTCAACGATGAAGACTTATTGCTTGGATCAAAACTCCATAACCGACCTCTTTTCATTAAAGGATATGTTGATGAAAAGATAGTGAATCACATCTTGGTAGATGATGGCTCGGCAGTCAATATACTACCTCTTAAGACTATAAGAGAGCTAGGGATTCCTATGGATGAACTCTTCCCAAGTCATCTGATGATTCAAGGTTTTAATCAAGGAGGGCAAAATGCCATAGGAAAGATAAGACTTGCGATGCACATGGAAGATATGGAATCCAATGCACTTTTCCATGTCATAGATGCCAAAACTACCTACAATATGTTGCTTGGGCGACCGTGGATACATGAAAATGGTATCATCTCCTCAACACTCCACCAATGTTTTAATTATTGTCGAGATGGACAAGTAAGAAAGATAATGGCGAACATCGATCCCTTCACCATAGCTGAAGCTCACTTTGCAGACGCAAAATTCTATTTCAAGTCAAATATGATGGAAGAACTACGATCACCACCTGACCATTTAGGAGAGGGAATAATTGACTCCAAAAGGTCAAAAGGGCATAAGTCATCTGCAAATGAAGGGGTGTCTCAGCCAATaaagaataaaggaaaagaaaaggtggtagAAAACTTTGTTGACAATAAACCACCATGTAAAGCCACAGTACTCCGATATATTCCAGTATCAGCAAGAAAAGAGGGTCAGTCTTCTTTTGCAAAGGATGAAGAAAAGATTAATAAGGGGCTTGAAAACTTGACCTTGCCAGCTACTAATCTCGCCTTGAACAAGGTCTCAAAACCTTTACTAAAAGGGTTTGTTCATCAAACTGAGTCGGGGGTGATAAATTCTGAAGGACTCCCTGATAAATGGGCGAATGGCTTTGATCCCAATGCCTATAAGCTTTTAGCCAGGGTTGGTTATAGTCATGAGGACATCAACAAGTTAGCAAAGGATGGTGATATGACTCAACTTGAAGGTAAACAAGTTTCTGTAAGGACTAAAAAGGcatggagagagaagaaaacttcTGGCAAAACTTTGAGGGCTGGTCTTGGATACAACTCTTCCACACCACTGCATTTTCAGATTAATAAAGAAGCCTCGCGATACATAAGTGCGGAAGAAATGAAGGACAAACAACAAAGTCAGTCGGCACCTCTTAGAGCTTCAATCTAGGATCGTCTTGGTAGAACTACAAGTCGTCCTTCTGTTTTTACCAGGATTGGAACCCAAAATAATGGAAGGGCGCTAAAACGCACACCAGTCTTTGCAAGACTTGGACAATCCATGTTAAAAGATGACAAGCATGCACTCGATCATCAAGCAAGTTTGATGGGTAATTCAAAGGTTCTTTGTAGCAAAATACCTTCACGCATGAAGAGACAATGTGAATGGGTGGTGAGTGCTAAAGAGACATTGAAGAGAAAAACACGCACGCACAATAGTGATAACAAACCCctttaataaagaagaagaagatgaaataatATGTCACACTTCAAATCACATCACTATTGAAGAAGTGATAATGACAAGTTTGTCGTCGAAGAAGATGTTGAGGAAGCTCCACCTTCCCTTGCATCAGAAAATAAGCCTACAATGGATGAACTTAAAGAGGTTAACTTAGGAACTGTTGAAAACCCACGACAAACCTTCATCAATGCAAACTTATCACCTAAAGAGGAAGCGAATTACATGGAACTTTTGATGGAGTATCAAGATATCTTTGCTTGGTCCTATGATGAAATGCCAGGTTTAGACCCAAGGGTTGTTGTCCACCAACTAGCAGTGAAACATGGAGCTAGACATGTAAAACAAACTCAGCGTCGCTTTCGTCCTGAACTCATATCACAGATTGAGGCTGAAGTCAATAAACTTATCCAAGCAGGTTTCATTTGTGAGGTCAAGTATCCTACGTGGATTTCAAATATTGTGCCAGTGAAAAAGAAGAATGGCCAAATACTTGTTTGTGTGGATTTTCGAGACCTTAACAATGCTTGTCCCAAAGATGACTTTCCACTTCTAATTACTGAGATCATGGTAGATGTTACCACGAGACATGGGAGATTAACCTTCATGGACGGTTCATCTGGCTATAATCAAATTCGAATGGCACCAGCAGATGAGGAGAAGACGGCTTTTCGAACTCCAAAAGGGATATATTGCTATAAAGTTATGCCTTTCGGCTTAAAGAATGCAGGTGCCACTTATCAAAAGGCGATGCAGAAGATTTTTAATGATATGCTTCACCAACATGTTGAATGCTATGTTGATGATCTCGtggtgaaatcaaaagaaaaagaaaatcatttgcAAGATCTTCCTCTGGTATTTGAACGGTTACGTCGATTCCAGCTAAAAATGAATCCACTAAAATGCGCATTTGGTGTGTCCTTAGGAAAATTCCTAGGGTTTATAGTTTGACATCGAGGAATCGAGATTGACCAGTATAAGATCGAGGCCATTCTAAAAATGCCGGAGCCAAGAAACATCCATGAGTTAAAGAGTCTCCAAGGAAAGTTGGCCTATATACGAAGATTTATTTCTAACTTAGCAGGTCGATGTCAACCATTCACCCACTTAATGAAGAAGG is part of the Populus alba chromosome 10, ASM523922v2, whole genome shotgun sequence genome and encodes:
- the LOC140955995 gene encoding uncharacterized protein, with translation MTLVTRRRGRRKHMQMTKPTRMRISIVRKLIDEPISRKTQQKSIPIRNEGFSTQSLRKHVTLNEYMPTEMKRIENVLVACYHVDEEKNHIEYVMKKSHDDSSNLSHDVCTTEISFNDEDLLLGSKLHNRPLFIKGYVDEKIVNHILVDDGSAVNILPLKTIRELGIPMDELFPSHLMIQGFNQGGQNAIGKIRLAMHMEDMESNALFHVIDAKTTYNMLLGRPWIHENGIISSTLHQCFNYCRDGQVRKIMANIDPFTIAEAHFADAKFYFKSNMMEELRSPPDHLGEGIIDSKRSKGHKSSANEGVSQPIKNKGKEKVVENFVDNKPPCKATVLRYIPVSARKEGQSSFAKDEEKINKGLENLTLPATNLALNKVSKPLLKGFVHQTESGVINSEGLPDKWANGFDPNAYKLLARVGYSHEDINKLAKDGDMTQLEGKQVSVRTKKAWREKKTSGKTLRAGLGYNSSTPLHFQINKEASRYISAEEMKDKQQNVEEAPPSLASENKPTMDELKEVNLGTVENPRQTFINANLSPKEEANYMELLMEYQDIFAWSYDEMPGLDPRVVVHQLAVKHGARHVKQTQRRFRPELISQIEAEVNKLIQAGFICEVKYPTWISNIVPVKKKNGQILVCVDFRDLNNACPKDDFPLLITEIMVDVTTRHGRLTFMDGSSGYNQIRMAPADEEKTAFRTPKGIYCYKVMPFGLKNAGATYQKAMQKIFNDMLHQHVECYVDDLVVKSKEKENHLQDLPLALADFLADHPIPDEWKFSEDLPNEDVLFIELSEPWKMFFDGAAQQDGADSGVIFITPEGEVLPFSFSLTKCCSNNMAEYQALILGLEMAVNIKMSRFKVFGDSQLVIRQLLSLYKVKKPEFIPYHKYALKLITSLDCVTLEHVPRKENKQADALANLASTLASCSEEIKVLICQRWVVPPLNHDIKEKEQVTVVSVYEIEREHWRQPLIDYLRHGKLPKDLRHKTEPPEPLHPTVASWPFNAWGLDVVGPLPKSSGGHLYLLATTYYFSKWAEAAALKEVKKETVVNFIQTNIIYRYGVPRYIITDNRKEFYNTTMNKLCAQFSFKQHNSSMYNAPANGLAEAFNKTLCNILKKVVNRSKKDWHERIGEALWAYRTTFRTPTQVTPYSLVYGVEVVLPLECQIPSLRIAIQEGLSNEDNVRLRLEELEALDEKRLEAQQRLELRHPIIMSKRMGSKFLSKWDGPYVVQKVYTNGAYKIVNENELRIGPINELELLEQATLPTEEEGLTLTGRVEAAAIEQATLPQKKKREVRPSNVLLFEDFKAKIADLNLSNHVHDMAAYLHSTRVLGTFGYHALEYAIMDNDGYSFGVVLLELFTGRKPVDHTMPRGQQGLVTWVTPRLSEDKVKRCVDQKLKGEYPLKGLPSWQLWQHNECSMKLSSGQI